Proteins from a single region of Nocardioides anomalus:
- the dusB gene encoding tRNA dihydrouridine synthase DusB, whose amino-acid sequence MSGLTLGPLQVATPVVLAPMAGITNAAYRRLCAEQGAGLYVCEMITSRGVVERDQHTLDMLVFDERETTRSVQLYGTDPVYVGKATEILCAEYGVAHVDLNFGCPVPKVTRKGGGGALPWKRQLLGEILEHAVAAAAPYDVPVTMKTRIGIDEEHQTYLDAGRIAQESGVAAIALHGRTVAQAYSGSADWSAIARLVEHVDIPVLGNGDIWEAADALRMVAETGCAGVVVGRGCLGRPWLFRDLAAAFDGTEVATLPRLGEVAAMMRRHTELLAHHLGEERGCTEFRKHVSWYLKGFAAGGELRRSLAMVSSLAELDALLERLDPDEPFPVSELGAPRGRQGSPRDRVALPEGWLDDTDGTGCGLTEDAVETTGG is encoded by the coding sequence ATGTCCGGACTCACCCTCGGCCCGCTGCAGGTGGCGACGCCCGTGGTGCTCGCGCCGATGGCCGGGATCACCAACGCGGCGTACCGCCGGCTGTGCGCAGAGCAGGGCGCCGGGCTCTACGTCTGCGAGATGATCACCAGCCGCGGCGTCGTGGAGCGCGACCAGCACACGCTCGACATGCTGGTCTTCGACGAGCGCGAGACGACGCGGTCGGTGCAGCTCTACGGCACCGACCCGGTCTACGTCGGCAAGGCCACCGAGATCCTGTGCGCGGAGTACGGCGTCGCCCACGTCGACCTCAACTTCGGCTGCCCGGTCCCCAAGGTGACCCGCAAGGGCGGCGGGGGAGCGCTGCCGTGGAAGCGGCAGCTGCTGGGCGAGATCCTCGAGCACGCGGTGGCCGCGGCCGCGCCGTACGACGTGCCGGTCACCATGAAGACCCGGATCGGCATCGACGAGGAGCACCAGACCTACCTCGACGCCGGCCGGATCGCCCAGGAGTCCGGCGTGGCCGCGATCGCGCTCCACGGGCGGACCGTGGCCCAGGCCTACTCCGGCTCCGCCGACTGGTCCGCGATCGCGCGGCTGGTCGAGCACGTGGACATCCCGGTGCTCGGCAACGGCGACATCTGGGAGGCGGCCGACGCGCTGCGGATGGTGGCCGAGACCGGCTGCGCCGGGGTCGTCGTCGGGCGCGGCTGCCTGGGCCGGCCGTGGCTGTTCCGCGACCTCGCGGCAGCGTTCGACGGGACCGAGGTGGCCACGCTGCCGCGGCTGGGCGAGGTGGCCGCCATGATGCGCCGCCACACCGAGCTGCTGGCCCACCACCTGGGCGAGGAGCGCGGCTGCACCGAGTTCCGCAAGCACGTGTCGTGGTACCTCAAGGGCTTCGCCGCCGGCGGCGAGCTGCGCCGCTCGCTGGCCATGGTGAGCTCGCTGGCCGAGCTCGACGCGCTGCTCGAGCGGCTGGACCCCGACGAGCCGTTCCCGGTCTCCGAGCTGGGGGCCCCGCGGGGCCGCCAGGGCTCGCCGCGCGACCGCGTCGCCCTCCCCGAGGGGTGGCTCGACGACACCGACGGGACCGGCTGCGGGCTCACCGAGGACGCCGTGGAGACCACCGGCGGGTGA
- a CDS encoding SH3 domain-containing protein, with protein MGEHRHKRDTEARRKPPAMAVIAPLAVLATAGVVALGVGAADPAASDLTKISADAPAAGLSAVPSQRSEVVTRAEDRAKHVRLTPVPPNAMSKAAIQAAVDGAKRKQWTTDELNIWNQPGDKATQLGEIEAGKKVLVTGRTFWGRTEIVLDGQSRWVTTGYLADEKPAGAGAGLSMEPCPDGSVENGLTDAAVYVYRSVCHAFPEITSYGGWDAHGEHASGKAIDIMTSDVALGTAIAEFLQAHASELNLYDVIWRQHIWTPVRSSEGWRMMPSRGSATANHYDHVHVSVN; from the coding sequence GTGGGCGAGCATCGCCACAAGCGGGACACCGAAGCCCGCCGCAAGCCCCCGGCCATGGCCGTCATCGCACCGCTCGCCGTCCTGGCGACCGCCGGTGTGGTCGCCCTCGGCGTCGGGGCCGCCGACCCCGCGGCGTCCGACCTGACCAAGATCAGCGCCGACGCCCCCGCTGCCGGGCTGAGCGCCGTACCGTCCCAGCGCTCCGAGGTCGTCACCCGCGCCGAGGACCGCGCCAAGCACGTCCGGCTCACCCCCGTCCCGCCGAACGCCATGTCCAAGGCCGCCATCCAGGCCGCGGTGGACGGCGCGAAGAGGAAGCAGTGGACGACCGACGAGCTGAACATCTGGAACCAGCCCGGCGACAAGGCCACCCAGCTCGGTGAGATCGAGGCCGGCAAGAAGGTCCTCGTCACCGGCCGCACCTTCTGGGGCCGCACCGAGATCGTGCTGGACGGCCAGTCGCGCTGGGTCACCACCGGCTACCTCGCCGACGAGAAGCCCGCCGGCGCCGGCGCCGGCCTCTCCATGGAGCCCTGCCCCGACGGCAGCGTGGAGAACGGCCTCACCGACGCCGCCGTCTACGTCTACCGCTCGGTCTGCCACGCCTTCCCGGAGATCACCTCCTACGGCGGCTGGGACGCCCACGGCGAGCACGCCAGCGGCAAGGCCATCGACATCATGACCAGCGACGTCGCCCTCGGCACCGCCATCGCCGAGTTCCTCCAGGCCCACGCCTCCGAGCTGAACCTGTACGACGTCATCTGGCGCCAGCACATCTGGACGCCGGTCCGGTCGAGTGAGGGCTGGCGGATGATGCCGTCTCGCGGGTCCGCCACCGCGAACCACTACGACCACGTGCACGTCTCGGTGAACTGA
- a CDS encoding deoxyguanosinetriphosphate triphosphohydrolase: MDSTDRYDERDRERLVAEPPKRVEAPERTPFERDRARVVHAAASRRLAGKTQVHGPQVDDFVRNRLTHSLEVAQVARDLSRALGSQPDIAETAALAHDLGHPPFGHNGEQALHELAAPCGGFEGNAQTLRLLTRLEAKTFGASGESAGLNLTRATLDACTKYPWPAAEGLRKFGVYADDLPVFTWLREGAPAGPLGGPRRCVEAQIMDLADDVAYSVHDVEDGVVAGRVDLTRLDRDAVWAAVRAGYLPEASDDELGAALDGLRSVDGWPDAAYDGTRRTLAALKNLTSDLIGRFCGAVQEATFAAAPGPFVRYRADLVVPEQTVLEMAVLKGIAAHYVMHADDRVQLMARQRTLVAELVAALLAHAPASLDRSFADDWERAGDDAERLRVVVDQVASLTDASAVTWHDRLVRHGTGAAGWRA, from the coding sequence ATGGACAGCACCGACCGCTACGACGAGCGAGACCGCGAGCGGCTCGTCGCGGAGCCGCCCAAGCGCGTGGAGGCGCCGGAGCGGACGCCGTTCGAGCGGGACCGGGCGCGGGTGGTGCACGCGGCGGCGTCGCGGCGGCTGGCGGGCAAGACGCAGGTGCACGGGCCGCAGGTCGACGACTTCGTGCGCAACCGGCTGACCCACAGCCTCGAGGTGGCGCAGGTGGCGCGGGACCTGTCGCGGGCGCTCGGGTCGCAGCCGGACATCGCGGAGACCGCGGCGCTGGCGCACGACCTGGGCCACCCGCCGTTCGGGCACAACGGCGAGCAGGCGCTGCACGAGCTGGCCGCGCCCTGCGGGGGCTTCGAGGGCAACGCGCAGACGCTGCGGCTGCTGACCCGGCTGGAGGCCAAGACGTTCGGCGCGTCGGGGGAGTCGGCGGGGCTCAACCTGACGCGGGCGACGCTCGACGCCTGCACGAAGTACCCCTGGCCCGCCGCCGAGGGGCTGCGCAAGTTCGGGGTGTACGCCGACGACCTGCCGGTCTTCACCTGGTTGCGCGAGGGCGCCCCGGCCGGTCCGCTCGGTGGGCCACGTCGCTGCGTCGAGGCGCAGATCATGGACCTCGCCGACGACGTGGCCTACTCGGTGCACGACGTCGAGGACGGCGTCGTGGCGGGCCGGGTGGACCTCACCCGGCTGGACCGCGACGCGGTCTGGGCGGCCGTGCGCGCGGGCTACCTGCCCGAGGCGTCCGACGACGAGCTCGGCGCCGCCCTCGACGGACTGAGGAGCGTCGACGGTTGGCCGGACGCGGCGTACGACGGGACGCGGCGGACCCTGGCCGCGCTGAAGAACCTCACCAGCGACCTGATCGGCCGCTTCTGCGGGGCGGTGCAGGAGGCGACATTCGCGGCGGCCCCGGGCCCGTTCGTGCGCTACCGGGCCGACCTGGTCGTGCCCGAGCAGACCGTGCTGGAGATGGCGGTGCTCAAGGGGATCGCCGCGCACTACGTCATGCACGCCGATGACCGGGTCCAGCTGATGGCCCGGCAGCGGACCCTGGTCGCCGAGCTGGTCGCCGCGCTGCTGGCGCACGCCCCGGCGTCGCTGGACCGGTCCTTCGCCGACGACTGGGAGCGTGCGGGCGACGACGCCGAGCGGCTGCGGGTCGTGGTCGACCAGGTCGCCTCGCTCACCGACGCCAGCGCGGTGACCTGGCACGACCGGCTGGTCCGCCACGGCACCGGTGCGGCCGGCTGGCGCGCGTAG
- a CDS encoding 2-hydroxyacid dehydrogenase encodes MTGPLVWLPFDPAELGDPPDGLDYEVVASLEEVPASVEDVEIFVPPYSVGPEVRDVLPRMTSLKVVQTLTAGVDNLRDVVPDGVTLCNGRGIHDTSTAELVLTLTLASLRGVPGFVRAQDRHEWTPGWHESLADKQVLLVGYGAIGAAIEARLTPFECQVVKVARTARDGVHAIDALPELLPHAHVVVLVLPLTDETRGLVDATFLARMRDGALLVNVARGAVVGTDALVEALHAGRVRAALDVVDPEPLPADSPLWDCPGLLVSPHVGGSSSAMWPRAYRLVRDQLHRLAAGEQPVNVMTGEY; translated from the coding sequence GTGACCGGTCCGCTCGTCTGGCTGCCCTTCGACCCGGCCGAGCTGGGCGACCCGCCGGACGGCCTCGACTACGAGGTGGTCGCTTCCCTGGAAGAGGTCCCGGCTTCCGTGGAAGACGTCGAGATCTTCGTGCCGCCGTACTCCGTCGGCCCCGAGGTCCGCGACGTCCTGCCCCGGATGACGTCGCTCAAGGTGGTGCAGACCCTGACCGCCGGCGTGGACAACCTCCGCGACGTGGTGCCCGACGGGGTCACGCTCTGCAACGGCCGCGGCATCCACGACACCTCGACGGCCGAGCTGGTGCTGACCCTGACCCTGGCCTCGCTGCGCGGCGTGCCCGGCTTCGTGCGCGCCCAGGACCGCCACGAGTGGACCCCGGGCTGGCACGAGTCGCTGGCCGACAAGCAGGTGCTCCTGGTGGGGTACGGCGCGATCGGGGCGGCCATCGAGGCCCGCCTCACGCCGTTCGAGTGCCAGGTGGTCAAGGTGGCCCGCACCGCCCGCGACGGCGTCCACGCCATCGACGCCCTGCCCGAGCTGCTCCCGCACGCCCACGTCGTCGTCCTCGTGCTGCCGCTCACCGACGAGACCCGCGGCCTGGTCGACGCCACCTTCCTGGCCCGGATGCGGGACGGGGCGCTGCTGGTCAACGTGGCCCGCGGCGCGGTCGTGGGGACCGACGCCCTGGTCGAGGCCCTGCACGCCGGGCGGGTCCGCGCCGCCCTCGACGTCGTCGACCCCGAGCCGCTGCCCGCCGACAGCCCGCTGTGGGACTGCCCCGGGCTGCTGGTCTCGCCGCACGTCGGCGGCTCGAGCAGCGCGATGTGGCCGCGCGCGTACCGCCTGGTCCGCGACCAGCTGCACCGCCTGGCCGCCGGCGAGCAGCCTGTGAACGTCATGACCGGCGAGTACTGA
- the dnaG gene encoding DNA primase, with translation MAGRIREESIAEVREKASIEEVVGQYVTLKNAGAGSRKGLCPFHDEKTPSFNVNASRQSFHCFGCGEGGDVISFVMKIDGLSFMETVERLAEKYGVELKREDGEGFDDRPKGPARGKMVEAHRVAQEFYAEHLLTPEAAVARQFLTERGFDGASAEQFGLGFAPRGGDDLFKHLRARGFTSEEITVGGLAVPSQRGGSPYDRFRGRLLWPIREASGETIGFGARRIFEDDRVEAKYLNTSETPIYKKSKVLYGIDLARREMGRSSQAVVVEGYTDVMACHLAGVGTAVASCGTAFGDDHAKVLRRYMADHEEFRGEVIFTFDGDAAGQAAALKAFQGDQNFVSQTYVAVEPDGLDPCDLRIKKGDAAVRELVARRVPLYRFVLRNLVEKYDLDRADGRVGAAREAMQLVFSSRDQAAARSSYAREIAQLTGLDPLEVQAQMDQFVRRGRSSSGAPQAAPEPPARRAAPSLLDPRFLIERETLKLVVQHPTAIGRSTAEIGPDDFTHPAYRAVWEVVSAAGGPSAGAGDAGWVARLRDAAAPDVVPVLNQLSVEPLKRQPTGDYIAEHVFRLLELTAQRRIAEVKARLQRTNPVEHAEAFNRMFGELAALEEHRRKLRDHIIGAQ, from the coding sequence GTGGCCGGCCGGATCCGTGAGGAGAGCATCGCGGAGGTGCGCGAGAAGGCCTCCATCGAGGAGGTCGTCGGCCAGTACGTCACCCTCAAGAACGCCGGCGCCGGCTCCCGCAAGGGGCTGTGCCCGTTCCACGACGAGAAGACGCCGTCCTTCAACGTCAACGCGAGCCGCCAGTCGTTCCACTGCTTCGGCTGCGGCGAGGGCGGCGACGTCATCTCGTTCGTGATGAAGATCGACGGGCTGTCGTTCATGGAGACCGTCGAGCGGCTGGCCGAGAAGTACGGCGTCGAGCTCAAGCGCGAGGACGGCGAGGGCTTCGACGACCGGCCCAAGGGGCCGGCGCGCGGCAAGATGGTCGAGGCGCACCGGGTCGCCCAGGAGTTCTACGCTGAGCACCTGCTGACGCCCGAGGCCGCGGTGGCGCGGCAGTTCCTGACCGAGCGCGGCTTCGACGGCGCGAGCGCCGAGCAGTTCGGGCTGGGGTTCGCCCCGCGCGGCGGTGACGACCTGTTCAAGCACCTGCGGGCGCGCGGGTTCACCTCCGAGGAGATCACCGTCGGCGGTCTGGCCGTGCCGAGCCAGCGCGGCGGCTCGCCGTACGACCGGTTCCGGGGGCGGCTGCTGTGGCCGATCCGGGAGGCGAGCGGCGAGACCATCGGGTTCGGGGCGCGGCGGATCTTCGAGGACGACCGGGTCGAGGCGAAGTACCTCAACACCTCCGAGACGCCGATCTACAAGAAGAGCAAGGTCCTCTACGGCATCGACCTGGCGCGCCGCGAGATGGGGCGGTCGTCGCAGGCGGTGGTGGTCGAGGGCTACACCGACGTGATGGCCTGCCACCTGGCCGGCGTCGGTACGGCGGTCGCGTCGTGCGGCACGGCGTTCGGCGACGACCACGCCAAGGTCCTGCGGCGCTACATGGCCGACCACGAGGAGTTCCGAGGCGAGGTGATCTTCACCTTCGACGGCGACGCGGCCGGGCAGGCGGCGGCGCTCAAGGCGTTCCAGGGCGACCAGAACTTCGTCTCCCAGACCTACGTCGCGGTCGAGCCCGATGGGCTCGACCCGTGCGACCTGCGCATCAAGAAGGGCGACGCCGCGGTCCGCGAGCTGGTGGCCCGACGGGTGCCGCTGTACCGCTTCGTGCTGCGCAACCTGGTCGAGAAGTACGACCTCGACCGGGCCGACGGCCGCGTCGGCGCCGCCCGCGAGGCGATGCAGCTGGTCTTCAGCAGCCGCGACCAGGCCGCGGCCCGCAGCTCCTACGCCCGCGAGATCGCCCAGCTCACCGGCCTGGACCCGCTCGAGGTGCAGGCCCAGATGGACCAGTTCGTGCGCCGCGGCCGCTCCTCCTCCGGCGCTCCCCAGGCCGCGCCCGAGCCGCCCGCCCGCCGAGCCGCGCCCAGCCTGCTCGACCCGCGGTTCCTCATCGAGCGCGAGACGCTCAAGCTCGTCGTCCAGCACCCCACCGCCATCGGCCGCTCCACCGCCGAGATCGGCCCCGACGACTTCACCCACCCGGCCTACCGCGCCGTGTGGGAGGTCGTCTCCGCCGCCGGCGGCCCGTCCGCCGGCGCGGGCGACGCCGGCTGGGTGGCCCGGCTGCGCGACGCGGCCGCGCCGGACGTCGTACCCGTGCTCAACCAGCTCAGCGTCGAGCCCCTCAAGCGCCAGCCCACCGGCGACTACATCGCCGAGCACGTGTTCCGGCTGCTCGAGCTCACCGCCCAGCGCCGGATCGCCGAGGTCAAGGCCAGGCTCCAGCGCACCAACCCCGTCGAGCACGCCGAAGCCTTCAACCGGATGTTCGGCGAGCTCGCCGCCCTCGAGGAGCACCGCCGCAAGCTCCGCGACCACATCATCGGCGCGCAGTGA
- a CDS encoding TetR/AcrR family transcriptional regulator — translation MTEARPVTGRGERARQRVLDAAAELLDAGGLAAATVDAVNLRSGVSKATIYKYWPNRLCVAIDAFADRLEHGTQLPDEGSAEADLSEQTRRVARFYGSPTGRLLVELLAASLADADAAALMRTRLLDSRRHAVQELWARSVTGGDVRPDLDPDVALDVAFGPVMWRLLRSGAVTGDEAAALADAAWRGLASDPEPPAPRG, via the coding sequence GTGACCGAGGCCCGGCCGGTGACCGGCCGCGGGGAGCGGGCCCGGCAACGCGTGCTCGACGCCGCCGCGGAGCTGCTGGACGCGGGCGGGCTCGCCGCCGCCACCGTGGACGCCGTCAACCTCCGGTCGGGCGTCTCGAAGGCCACGATCTACAAGTACTGGCCCAACCGGTTGTGCGTGGCCATCGACGCGTTCGCCGACCGTCTCGAGCACGGCACCCAGCTGCCCGACGAGGGGTCCGCCGAGGCCGACCTGTCCGAGCAGACGCGGCGGGTCGCGCGCTTCTACGGCTCACCCACGGGTCGGCTGCTGGTCGAGCTCCTCGCCGCCTCCCTCGCCGACGCCGACGCCGCGGCCCTGATGCGGACCAGGCTGCTCGACAGCCGCCGACACGCCGTCCAGGAGCTCTGGGCCCGGTCGGTCACGGGCGGCGACGTGCGGCCCGACCTGGACCCGGACGTCGCCCTGGACGTCGCCTTCGGTCCGGTGATGTGGCGGCTGCTGCGCAGCGGCGCGGTCACCGGCGACGAGGCCGCAGCGCTGGCGGACGCCGCCTGGCGCGGTCTCGCCTCCGACCCTGAGCCGCCCGCACCCCGCGGCTGA
- a CDS encoding oxidoreductase codes for MSRVWFITGAARGLGREVALHALAAGDDVVATSRAGDAGLADHGPGRLLEVALDVTDDRQVDAAVRAAVQRFDRIDVLVNSAGHGLLGAVEETSDDEVRAVFETNLFGLLAVTRAVLPGMRARRSGHVVNIGSMGGFAQVAGWGVYGATKFALEGVSEALQAELAPLGIRVTVVEPGGFRTGFLDAVRTAAVELDDYADSSGAVRRAVRTGSVQQAGDPARAAAALHTALMSPEPPFRLQLGADAVEMVEDKLDRVRAELERWRELAASTAGPPS; via the coding sequence ATGAGCAGAGTCTGGTTCATCACCGGCGCAGCTCGCGGCCTCGGTCGCGAGGTCGCGCTCCACGCACTGGCCGCGGGCGACGACGTCGTCGCCACCTCGCGCGCGGGCGACGCAGGGCTCGCCGACCACGGCCCGGGACGCCTGCTCGAGGTGGCGCTCGACGTGACCGACGACAGGCAGGTCGACGCCGCGGTCCGCGCCGCGGTGCAGCGGTTCGACCGGATCGACGTCCTGGTCAACAGCGCCGGCCACGGGTTGCTCGGCGCGGTCGAGGAGACCTCCGACGACGAGGTCCGCGCGGTCTTCGAGACGAACCTGTTCGGGTTGCTCGCCGTGACGCGAGCCGTGCTGCCCGGCATGCGCGCGCGCCGGTCGGGGCACGTCGTCAACATCGGCTCGATGGGCGGCTTCGCCCAGGTCGCGGGCTGGGGCGTGTACGGCGCGACGAAGTTCGCCCTCGAGGGGGTCAGCGAGGCGCTGCAGGCCGAGCTCGCCCCGCTGGGCATCCGGGTCACCGTCGTGGAGCCGGGCGGGTTCCGCACCGGGTTCCTGGACGCCGTGCGGACCGCGGCCGTCGAGCTCGACGACTACGCCGACAGCTCCGGGGCGGTGCGCCGGGCGGTCCGTACGGGCTCGGTCCAGCAGGCCGGCGACCCGGCCCGGGCGGCCGCCGCTCTCCACACCGCTCTCATGTCCCCCGAGCCGCCGTTCCGCCTGCAGCTCGGCGCCGACGCGGTCGAGATGGTCGAGGACAAGCTCGACCGGGTCCGGGCCGAGCTCGAGCGGTGGCGCGAGCTGGCCGCGTCCACGGCTGGCCCGCCGTCGTGA
- a CDS encoding MOSC domain-containing protein, with amino-acid sequence MVTVAALHLAPGSRLPMKARDAVEVETAAGIVGDRYHGSRHRQVSVQSAESIAEAEELFGAPIPLGLTRRNVTVSTGEVPRQPGSLIRLGPVLLEVVRVAAPCKLLDDTIGRGAQEALRRRGGSICRVLAGGHLAVGDPVELEVLAAA; translated from the coding sequence GTGGTCACCGTCGCCGCGCTGCACCTCGCCCCCGGCTCGCGGCTGCCGATGAAGGCGCGCGACGCCGTCGAGGTCGAGACCGCGGCCGGCATCGTCGGCGACCGCTACCACGGCTCCCGGCACCGCCAGGTGAGCGTGCAGTCCGCCGAGAGCATCGCCGAGGCCGAGGAGCTGTTCGGCGCCCCGATCCCGCTCGGGCTGACCCGGCGCAACGTCACCGTCTCCACCGGCGAGGTGCCCCGCCAGCCCGGCTCGCTCATCCGGCTCGGGCCGGTCCTGCTCGAGGTGGTCCGCGTGGCCGCGCCCTGCAAGCTGCTCGACGACACCATCGGCCGCGGCGCCCAGGAGGCGCTGCGCCGGCGCGGCGGGTCGATCTGCCGGGTGCTCGCCGGCGGCCACCTCGCGGTCGGGGACCCGGTCGAGCTCGAGGTCCTGGCCGCGGCCTGA
- a CDS encoding DUF3099 domain-containing protein: protein MQRARRHRTYFWLMAVCLGLIVLAWNVVRLWSTTAAVLMSVVAAVIPPVAAIVGNSGALADSDLPRSRPSRPTRFEEDPDR from the coding sequence GTGCAACGCGCTCGCCGACACCGCACCTACTTCTGGCTCATGGCCGTCTGCCTGGGCCTGATCGTGCTGGCCTGGAACGTCGTGCGCCTGTGGTCCACCACCGCGGCGGTGCTGATGAGCGTGGTGGCCGCGGTGATCCCGCCCGTGGCGGCGATCGTCGGCAACTCCGGGGCGCTCGCCGACAGCGACCTGCCCCGGTCGCGGCCGAGCCGCCCCACCCGGTTCGAGGAGGACCCGGACCGCTGA
- a CDS encoding response regulator transcription factor, with protein MNAPSRGSDHPLAVGVYDEPELIVTGVGAMLARSGASVEVVKVTADGEPPAVDVLLCDPIGRTMQLEEYLTRVVHRTTAPVLVFTWTSSPSNLRRSLAAGARGFVSKSASAQDLADAVAAVSRGETVAPTGGRIGAQPGMADLSAREAEVLELICRGLSNLEIADRLFVSVNSVKTYVRQIYQKIGVARRSQAVAWGLAHGF; from the coding sequence ATGAATGCGCCGTCACGGGGCAGCGACCACCCGCTCGCTGTCGGTGTCTACGACGAGCCGGAGCTGATCGTCACCGGGGTCGGCGCCATGCTGGCGCGCTCGGGGGCGAGCGTCGAGGTGGTGAAGGTGACGGCGGACGGGGAGCCCCCGGCCGTCGACGTGCTGCTGTGCGACCCCATCGGGCGCACCATGCAGCTCGAGGAGTACCTGACCCGCGTCGTCCACCGCACCACCGCGCCCGTCCTCGTCTTCACCTGGACCAGCAGCCCCTCCAACCTGCGGCGCTCCCTGGCCGCCGGCGCGCGGGGCTTCGTCTCCAAGTCGGCCAGCGCCCAGGACCTCGCCGACGCCGTCGCCGCGGTCTCCCGCGGCGAGACCGTGGCGCCGACCGGCGGCCGGATCGGCGCACAGCCCGGCATGGCCGACCTCAGCGCGCGCGAGGCCGAGGTCCTCGAGCTGATCTGCCGCGGCCTGAGCAACCTGGAGATCGCGGACCGGTTGTTCGTGAGCGTGAACTCGGTGAAGACCTACGTGCGGCAGATCTACCAGAAGATCGGCGTGGCCCGGCGCTCGCAGGCGGTGGCCTGGGGGCTCGCGCACGGGTTCTGA
- a CDS encoding serine/threonine-protein kinase encodes MTTTVVAGRYTLETEVGRGGMGAVWRGRDDVLGRTVALKRIGVAPGGITPDAVRAEREAKLAARLNHANVVAVFDLVSEGDVQWLVMEYVEGTDLGDLIKQRGRLSPDEAVPVLAQTARALAAAHGAGIVHRDVKPSNILVSPDGQVKLSDFGIARTSSDPALTQTGLVTGSPAYLSPEVASGQQATPASDVWSWGATLFHALEGHAPYQIGDNLLGALYRIVHEEPPRPAHAGWLTPLVEATMTRDPARRWSIATAEEFLDRGPREATVPVARPTTPVGPSAAARTRTYDDQGTSLLPLAAAPVGTPGPPPATAETRRPSARPGRRWLLVALAVLALAVVTTIAFVIGLGGDDGDGDGASTAPSGGTTAPPSSEAAQQPTAKGMEDFVRTYIDTVVSDPTSAFDLLTPAFQDKSNGLEAYEKFWGPVQSATIDSVSADPQTMRVSYTYTYRRGGDETTEDITLVLQFADGQYRIADEL; translated from the coding sequence ATGACCACGACGGTGGTGGCGGGGCGGTACACGCTCGAGACCGAGGTCGGCCGCGGCGGCATGGGCGCCGTGTGGCGCGGCCGTGACGACGTCCTCGGCCGGACCGTCGCGCTCAAGCGGATCGGCGTCGCCCCCGGCGGGATCACCCCCGACGCCGTGCGGGCCGAGCGGGAGGCCAAGCTGGCCGCCCGGCTCAACCACGCCAACGTCGTGGCCGTCTTCGACCTGGTCAGCGAGGGCGACGTCCAGTGGCTGGTCATGGAGTACGTCGAGGGCACCGACCTCGGCGACCTGATCAAGCAGCGCGGGCGGCTCAGCCCCGACGAGGCCGTGCCGGTCCTGGCCCAGACCGCGAGGGCGCTGGCCGCCGCGCACGGGGCCGGGATCGTGCACCGCGACGTCAAGCCGTCCAACATCCTGGTCTCCCCCGACGGGCAGGTGAAGCTGTCGGACTTCGGCATCGCGCGCACCTCCTCCGACCCCGCGCTGACCCAGACCGGGCTCGTGACCGGCTCCCCGGCGTACCTCTCGCCGGAGGTGGCCAGCGGCCAGCAGGCGACGCCGGCCAGCGACGTGTGGTCCTGGGGCGCGACGCTGTTCCACGCGCTGGAGGGGCACGCGCCGTACCAGATCGGCGACAACCTGCTCGGCGCGCTCTACCGGATCGTCCACGAGGAGCCGCCGCGGCCCGCGCACGCGGGCTGGCTCACGCCGCTGGTCGAGGCCACGATGACCCGCGACCCGGCCCGCCGCTGGTCGATCGCGACGGCCGAGGAGTTCCTGGACCGCGGTCCCCGCGAGGCCACCGTGCCCGTCGCGCGACCCACCACGCCGGTGGGGCCGTCGGCCGCCGCGCGCACCCGCACCTACGACGACCAGGGCACCTCCCTCCTGCCGCTCGCCGCCGCCCCGGTCGGCACCCCCGGTCCTCCTCCTGCGACGGCGGAGACCCGGCGCCCGTCGGCCCGACCGGGCCGGCGCTGGCTCCTCGTGGCGCTGGCCGTCCTGGCGCTGGCCGTGGTCACCACGATCGCCTTCGTGATCGGGCTGGGCGGGGACGACGGCGACGGCGACGGCGCGAGCACGGCGCCGAGCGGGGGCACCACCGCGCCGCCGTCCTCGGAGGCCGCGCAGCAGCCGACGGCGAAGGGCATGGAGGACTTCGTGCGGACCTACATCGACACCGTCGTGTCCGACCCGACCTCGGCCTTCGACCTGCTCACGCCGGCGTTCCAGGACAAGAGCAACGGGCTGGAGGCCTACGAGAAGTTCTGGGGTCCGGTGCAGTCGGCCACCATCGACTCCGTCTCCGCCGACCCCCAGACGATGCGGGTCTCCTACACCTACACCTACCGCCGCGGCGGCGACGAGACGACCGAGGACATCACGCTGGTCCTGCAGTTCGCCGACGGGCAGTACCGCATCGCCGACGAGCTCTGA